In Rothia mucilaginosa, one genomic interval encodes:
- a CDS encoding MraY family glycosyltransferase, with amino-acid sequence MTSFSELLSIFALAFVLGALLPFAVRPILHRNNMVDVPNERSSHTAPTYRGMGLATATATLLAFVAATLFGWTYRSSESLQLAVTIAAAILCALALGWLEDIRGVSIVRRAGLQLVIGLLVSVSFATVQGTNILLLVLGAIFIAGYINVANFMDGINGISGAHGLVAGLAYALTGWMVNLPWLALAGVAVAGAFAAFLPWNVRPGKNVFLGDAGSYVLGAALGTMAVGAWFADVPFLLSFAPLVTYLADAGTTLFRRFMAGEQWYKPHRTHTYQRLTDVGFSHLGSTAVVTGTTILVWVLLAFASDLYTAGSVVATVGVVLVALAVLVVYLRMPQLFGGEAPTSAIDLSKRFASTPETSAPEAKKTVSEPATGSLTSATGVPATPENVEPTSLHPEPIMPDSVKDRADGSSTARSSAAHSSIQPSSHRNRGEKH; translated from the coding sequence ATGACCTCCTTTTCTGAGCTGTTGAGTATTTTTGCTCTTGCTTTTGTTTTGGGTGCCCTTTTGCCGTTTGCGGTGCGCCCGATTTTGCACCGCAACAATATGGTGGATGTTCCTAATGAGCGTTCTTCGCATACTGCTCCGACCTACCGCGGTATGGGTTTGGCGACTGCTACAGCGACTTTGCTGGCGTTTGTGGCGGCTACTTTGTTTGGCTGGACGTACCGTTCTTCTGAGTCTTTGCAGCTGGCGGTGACGATTGCCGCGGCGATTCTGTGCGCTCTTGCCCTGGGCTGGCTGGAGGATATTCGCGGCGTGAGCATTGTGCGTCGTGCGGGCCTGCAGTTGGTCATTGGTCTTCTGGTGAGCGTAAGCTTTGCGACGGTGCAGGGCACGAACATTCTGCTGCTGGTTTTGGGTGCGATTTTTATTGCCGGTTACATTAACGTGGCGAACTTTATGGACGGCATTAACGGCATTTCTGGTGCTCACGGCCTGGTGGCTGGTTTGGCGTATGCGCTGACCGGCTGGATGGTGAACCTGCCGTGGCTGGCGTTGGCCGGTGTGGCTGTTGCCGGTGCTTTTGCGGCGTTCCTGCCGTGGAATGTGCGCCCCGGTAAGAACGTGTTTTTGGGCGACGCGGGTTCTTATGTTTTGGGTGCGGCGCTGGGCACGATGGCTGTGGGTGCGTGGTTTGCGGATGTTCCGTTCCTGCTGTCTTTTGCTCCGCTGGTGACCTACCTTGCGGATGCGGGTACGACTCTGTTCCGTCGTTTTATGGCGGGGGAGCAGTGGTATAAGCCGCACCGTACTCACACGTATCAGCGTCTGACGGATGTTGGTTTCAGCCACCTTGGTTCGACCGCCGTGGTGACGGGTACGACCATTTTGGTGTGGGTGCTGTTGGCGTTTGCGTCTGACCTGTACACTGCGGGATCTGTTGTGGCGACCGTGGGCGTGGTGCTGGTGGCTCTTGCCGTGTTGGTCGTGTATCTGCGTATGCCGCAGCTCTTTGGCGGCGAGGCTCCTACTTCTGCGATTGATTTGTCGAAGCGTTTTGCCTCGACTCCTGAGACGTCAGCTCCTGAGGCGAAGAAGACTGTTTCGGAGCCTGCTACCGGTTCGTTGACTTCTGCAACTGGTGTTCCGGCGACTCCTGAGAATGTGGAGCCGACCTCGTTGCATCCGGAGCCGATTATGCCGGATTCTGTGAAAGACCGTGCAGACGGCTCTTCTACTGCTCGCTCCTCTGCTGCTCATTCCTCTATTCAGCCGTCTTCTCATCGAAACCGTGGGGAGAAACACTAA
- a CDS encoding F0F1 ATP synthase subunit B, which produces MIYLASEGGAEATSNPLIPDVGEIVITLIGFLILYYIVAKYVVPAFEKIYQDRKEAIEGGLAKAEKAQAEAAAARDEYTQQLESARLEAQKIREEARAEGEAIIADARERATAEAQRISDNAAKAIEAERAAAAVSLRSEVGTLATTLAGKIVGEALNDDERSARVVDRFLADLETEKQNAGAAR; this is translated from the coding sequence ATGATTTATCTGGCAAGCGAAGGGGGAGCGGAGGCAACTTCGAACCCCCTGATTCCCGACGTCGGGGAAATTGTCATTACCCTCATCGGATTCCTGATCCTCTACTACATCGTTGCTAAGTACGTTGTCCCGGCGTTCGAGAAGATCTACCAGGACCGTAAGGAAGCAATCGAAGGTGGCCTTGCCAAGGCCGAGAAGGCACAGGCAGAGGCTGCAGCGGCTCGCGATGAGTACACCCAGCAGCTCGAAAGCGCTCGACTGGAGGCTCAGAAGATTCGTGAAGAGGCACGCGCAGAGGGCGAGGCAATCATTGCCGATGCTCGCGAGCGTGCAACCGCTGAGGCTCAGCGCATTAGCGATAATGCAGCAAAGGCTATCGAGGCAGAGCGTGCGGCAGCAGCAGTGTCCCTCCGTTCCGAGGTTGGCACTCTTGCTACGACCCTTGCCGGCAAGATTGTGGGCGAAGCCCTCAACGATGATGAGCGATCGGCCCGTGTGGTAGATCGTTTTCTTGCTGACCTTGAAACCGAGAAGCAGAACGCAGGTGCGGCTCGGTAA
- the atpE gene encoding ATP synthase F0 subunit C gives MVGSITAVGYGLAAIGGGIGVGLIFAAYMTSVARQPESQKTLQPMLFLGFALVEALAILGLVLVFIK, from the coding sequence ATGGTTGGTTCCATCACTGCGGTTGGCTACGGTCTGGCAGCTATTGGCGGCGGCATCGGCGTGGGTCTGATCTTCGCGGCATACATGACCAGCGTTGCTCGTCAGCCCGAGTCCCAGAAGACCCTGCAGCCCATGCTGTTCCTGGGCTTCGCACTGGTCGAGGCACTGGCAATTCTGGGCCTGGTTCTCGTCTTCATCAAGTAA
- the atpB gene encoding F0F1 ATP synthase subunit A: MIENGLILAEAYVPPTPEDMHLPPFFTIGDFAFGKQNVLILLSVVIIAVFFLTAARKRAMVPGKTQFIAESGYMFARNSLGKETLGVQHYKPFVPILFASFFFVLVNNLFGSIPFVQLPSFSHPGSAYALAGVAYLTWVGVGIKRKGLGGFFKDITMPSGLPVWIYPILIPIEFFSNLLIRPATHALRLFATMFGGHLALMVASSMVTYMVETLGGIGYLAAIAPGALGMFLYFLEFMIQCIQAYVFALLLAVYLQGSVSEGH; the protein is encoded by the coding sequence TTGATCGAGAACGGGTTGATCCTCGCGGAAGCCTATGTGCCGCCGACCCCCGAAGACATGCATCTGCCCCCCTTCTTCACCATTGGTGATTTCGCTTTCGGTAAGCAGAACGTACTGATTCTGCTGTCCGTGGTGATTATCGCGGTCTTCTTCCTCACCGCAGCACGTAAGCGCGCCATGGTTCCCGGCAAGACTCAGTTCATCGCTGAGTCTGGCTACATGTTTGCTCGTAACTCCCTCGGTAAGGAAACCCTGGGCGTACAGCACTACAAGCCTTTCGTGCCGATTCTGTTCGCCTCCTTCTTCTTCGTTCTGGTGAACAACCTCTTCGGTTCGATTCCGTTTGTTCAGCTGCCCTCCTTCTCCCACCCCGGTAGCGCCTACGCACTGGCTGGCGTAGCGTACCTGACCTGGGTTGGCGTTGGTATCAAGCGCAAGGGCCTGGGCGGCTTCTTCAAGGACATCACCATGCCTTCGGGTCTGCCGGTGTGGATTTACCCCATCCTGATCCCGATCGAGTTCTTCTCGAACCTGCTGATTCGTCCCGCAACTCACGCGCTGCGTCTCTTCGCGACCATGTTCGGTGGTCACCTGGCGCTGATGGTTGCATCCAGCATGGTGACCTACATGGTTGAGACTCTGGGCGGCATCGGCTACCTGGCCGCTATTGCTCCCGGTGCTCTGGGCATGTTCCTGTACTTCCTGGAATTCATGATTCAGTGCATCCAGGCTTATGTGTTCGCTCTACTGCTGGCTGTGTACCTGCAGGGCTCGGTTTCCGAGGGACACTAA